The following are encoded in a window of Haloarcula halophila genomic DNA:
- a CDS encoding CDC48 family AAA ATPase, with protein sequence MNEVQLEVAKAYPNDSGRGIARLDPDTLLHLKLSPGDIIEIEGSDTTAAKVWRADRQDWNTDTVRIDGFTRQNADVGIGERVTIRKADAEKADKLVLAPPEEASVQFGSDAAGMVKRQILKRPVVERDIVPVMSSTNHPFMRSPGQAIPLIAVETEPDGVCLITEDTEVELREEPISGFEKTGGGITYEDIGGLQNEIQRVREMVELPMKHPQIFKKLGIEPPQGVLLHGPPGTGKTLLAKAVANETSASFFSIAGPEIISKYYGESEQQLREIFEDASEESPSIIFIDELDSIAPKREDVTGEVERRVVAQLLTMMDGLESRGQVIVIAATNRVDSVDPALRRPGRFDREIEIGVPDEVGREEILQIHTRGMPLSDDVNLAKMATETHGFVGADIESLTKEAAMKALRRYLPEIDLDEEDIPPSLIDRMIIKREDFKGALNEVSPSAMREVLVELPKMSWDSVGGLEDAKQEVQEAVEWPMNSPEKFERMGVTPPSGVLLYGPPGTGKTLMAKAVANETDANFISVRGPQLLSKWVGESEKAIRQTFRKARQVAPTVIFFDELDSLAPGRGGDMGSNVSERVVNQLLTELDGLEEMEDVMVIGATNRPDMIDPALIRSGRFDRLVMIGEPDIEGREQILKIHTDDTPLSPDVSLRELAEISDGFVGSDLESIAREAAIEALREADDAEEVEMRHFRQAMDNVRPTVTDEIREYYEQMQEDFKGGGSSPQKRQGGSGRIGFQ encoded by the coding sequence ATGAACGAAGTCCAACTGGAAGTGGCGAAAGCGTACCCGAACGACTCGGGGCGCGGGATCGCCCGGCTCGACCCCGATACGCTGTTGCATCTCAAGCTCTCACCCGGTGACATCATCGAGATCGAAGGCAGCGACACGACTGCGGCCAAGGTGTGGCGCGCCGACCGGCAGGACTGGAACACCGACACCGTCCGCATCGACGGCTTCACGCGCCAGAACGCCGACGTGGGCATCGGCGAGCGCGTGACCATCCGGAAGGCCGACGCCGAGAAGGCCGACAAACTCGTGTTGGCACCGCCCGAGGAGGCGTCGGTCCAGTTCGGCTCCGACGCCGCGGGGATGGTCAAACGCCAGATCCTCAAGCGCCCGGTCGTCGAACGCGACATCGTCCCGGTGATGTCCTCGACGAACCATCCGTTCATGCGCTCACCGGGCCAGGCCATCCCGCTGATCGCCGTCGAGACCGAGCCCGACGGCGTCTGCCTCATCACCGAGGACACCGAGGTGGAGCTGCGCGAGGAGCCGATCAGCGGCTTCGAGAAGACCGGCGGCGGGATCACGTACGAGGACATCGGCGGCCTCCAGAACGAGATCCAACGGGTGCGAGAGATGGTCGAACTGCCGATGAAGCATCCCCAGATCTTCAAGAAACTCGGCATCGAGCCACCCCAGGGGGTGCTGTTACACGGCCCGCCCGGGACCGGCAAGACCTTGCTCGCGAAGGCCGTCGCCAACGAGACCTCCGCCAGTTTCTTCTCTATCGCCGGGCCGGAGATCATCTCGAAGTACTACGGGGAGAGCGAACAACAGTTGCGCGAGATCTTCGAGGACGCGAGCGAAGAATCACCCTCGATCATCTTCATCGACGAACTGGACTCCATCGCGCCAAAACGCGAGGACGTCACCGGCGAGGTCGAGCGCCGGGTCGTCGCCCAGTTGCTGACGATGATGGACGGCCTCGAATCGCGGGGCCAGGTCATCGTCATCGCCGCGACCAACCGTGTCGACAGCGTCGATCCGGCGCTCCGTCGCCCGGGCCGGTTCGACCGGGAAATCGAGATCGGCGTCCCCGACGAAGTCGGCCGCGAGGAGATCCTCCAGATCCACACCCGCGGAATGCCGCTCTCGGACGACGTCAACCTCGCGAAGATGGCGACCGAGACCCACGGCTTCGTCGGTGCCGACATCGAGAGCCTCACGAAGGAGGCCGCGATGAAGGCCCTGCGCCGGTACCTCCCGGAGATCGACTTGGACGAGGAGGACATCCCGCCGAGTCTCATCGACCGGATGATCATCAAACGCGAGGACTTCAAGGGTGCGCTCAACGAGGTGAGTCCCAGCGCCATGCGGGAGGTGCTGGTGGAACTCCCCAAGATGTCCTGGGACAGCGTCGGCGGCCTGGAAGACGCCAAACAGGAGGTCCAGGAGGCCGTCGAGTGGCCGATGAACTCCCCGGAGAAGTTCGAGCGGATGGGGGTCACGCCACCGTCCGGCGTCCTGCTGTACGGTCCACCGGGCACCGGGAAGACGCTGATGGCGAAAGCCGTCGCCAACGAGACCGACGCCAACTTCATCAGCGTGCGCGGTCCGCAACTGCTCAGCAAGTGGGTCGGGGAAAGCGAGAAGGCGATCCGCCAGACCTTCCGGAAGGCCCGGCAGGTCGCACCGACGGTGATCTTCTTCGACGAGTTGGATTCGCTCGCACCCGGCCGCGGCGGCGACATGGGCTCGAACGTCTCCGAGCGAGTGGTCAACCAACTGCTGACCGAACTCGACGGCCTCGAAGAGATGGAAGACGTCATGGTCATCGGCGCGACCAACCGCCCGGACATGATCGACCCGGCGCTGATCCGCTCGGGCCGGTTCGACCGGCTGGTGATGATCGGCGAACCCGACATCGAGGGCCGTGAACAGATCCTCAAGATCCACACGGACGACACGCCGCTCTCGCCGGACGTGAGCCTGCGTGAGCTGGCCGAGATCAGCGACGGGTTCGTCGGTTCGGACCTCGAATCGATCGCCCGCGAGGCCGCCATCGAGGCCCTGCGCGAGGCCGACGACGCCGAGGAGGTCGAGATGCGTCACTTCCGGCAGGCGATGGACAACGTCCGCCCGACCGTCACCGACGAGATCCGCGAGTACTACGAGCAGATGCAGGAGGACTTCAAAGGCGGCGGTTCCAGTCCCCAGAAGCGCCAGGGCGGCAGCGGCCGTATCGGCTTCCAGTAG
- a CDS encoding L-threonylcarbamoyladenylate synthase, with translation MTAPVLEPTAEGVETAAACIADGGVVVAPSDTNMALTVDPDDADAIERVYGIKDRPTHKPLTLFVRDPDDWRTFGTHPDPEVVDALIEAFWPGPLNLVVEQADSGQHERLSMDGTVSIGCLSNPVWRDLAAAVDGPLAMTSANESGTVDDDTLITVDRALDHVGDAVDYVLAGDPQGTTRASAILSLAAGDDGEATMLRRGDIDAEAIESATPLRVD, from the coding sequence ATGACCGCACCAGTCCTGGAGCCAACAGCGGAGGGCGTCGAGACTGCCGCGGCCTGTATCGCGGACGGCGGTGTCGTCGTCGCGCCGAGCGATACGAACATGGCGCTGACCGTCGATCCCGACGACGCCGACGCGATCGAACGTGTCTACGGGATCAAGGACCGACCCACACACAAGCCGTTGACGCTGTTCGTCCGCGACCCGGACGACTGGCGGACGTTCGGCACGCATCCGGACCCCGAAGTCGTCGACGCGCTGATCGAGGCGTTCTGGCCCGGCCCGCTGAATCTCGTCGTCGAACAGGCCGACAGCGGACAGCACGAGCGGCTCTCGATGGACGGGACGGTCTCGATCGGCTGTCTCTCGAACCCAGTGTGGCGTGACTTGGCGGCGGCCGTCGACGGTCCACTGGCGATGACCTCGGCGAACGAGTCCGGGACCGTCGACGACGACACCCTCATCACGGTCGACCGGGCGCTCGACCACGTCGGTGACGCTGTCGACTACGTGTTGGCCGGTGATCCACAGGGGACGACGCGTGCGTCGGCGATCCTCTCGCTGGCAGCGGGCGACGACGGCGAAGCGACGATGCTTCGACGGGGGGATATCGACGCCGAAGCGATCGAGAGCGCCACGCCGTTGCGCGTCGACTGA
- the larC gene encoding nickel pincer cofactor biosynthesis protein LarC — MRTLAFDGRTGAAGDMLLGALLATGADRSVLDPVESTLSVEYAVSTVDRGGISATSVDVLRTDGDDHHDDTDHGHSHAEGHGPHRSYREVVDIVRGMGLPSAVEGDALAVFEILGAAEAAVHGTDLAETHFHEVGADDAIADVVGTSLLLADLDVQRVVTTPVSAGGGTVEMSHGTYPVPTPAVVEIAERADWSLQGGPVDAELLTPTGAALLAHLADGVATLPTLRVESSGYGAGGRALDDRPNVLRATVGDDGGRLRRDEITVLETNVDDVAPEVLGDLQRSLTAAGARDVSILPTTMKKSRPGHLVKVVCKPEDAQRVARRLAEETGTLGVREHGAGHRWVADREIVTATVEVDGEEYTVDVKVASDSDGAVYDVSAEFDDAVAVAEATGLSVRAVSERAERAFQE, encoded by the coding sequence ATGCGAACACTCGCTTTCGACGGCCGGACGGGAGCCGCCGGCGACATGTTGTTGGGCGCGCTGCTCGCGACCGGTGCCGACCGGTCCGTCCTCGATCCGGTCGAGTCCACACTCTCCGTCGAGTACGCTGTCTCGACGGTCGACCGCGGGGGGATCAGCGCGACCAGCGTCGACGTCCTCCGGACCGACGGGGACGACCACCACGACGATACCGACCACGGCCACAGCCACGCGGAGGGCCACGGCCCACACCGGAGCTATCGGGAGGTCGTCGACATCGTCCGGGGGATGGGGCTCCCGTCGGCTGTCGAGGGAGATGCGCTCGCCGTCTTCGAGATCCTCGGAGCGGCCGAGGCGGCCGTCCACGGGACCGACCTGGCCGAGACACACTTCCACGAGGTCGGTGCCGACGACGCCATCGCCGACGTGGTCGGGACCTCTCTGTTGCTCGCGGATCTCGACGTACAGCGTGTCGTGACGACGCCGGTGTCGGCCGGCGGGGGGACCGTCGAGATGAGCCACGGCACCTATCCGGTTCCGACGCCGGCGGTCGTCGAGATCGCCGAGCGGGCCGACTGGTCGCTCCAGGGCGGCCCGGTCGACGCGGAACTCCTGACGCCGACCGGTGCTGCCCTCCTCGCGCATCTCGCGGACGGTGTCGCGACGCTACCCACACTCCGGGTGGAATCGTCGGGCTACGGTGCGGGCGGACGTGCTCTCGACGACCGCCCCAACGTCCTCCGGGCGACCGTCGGCGACGACGGGGGACGACTCCGGCGGGACGAGATCACCGTCCTGGAGACCAACGTCGACGACGTGGCCCCGGAAGTGCTCGGCGATCTCCAGCGGTCGCTGACGGCGGCCGGCGCACGGGACGTCTCGATCCTGCCAACGACGATGAAGAAGTCCCGTCCGGGGCACCTCGTGAAGGTCGTCTGCAAGCCCGAGGACGCCCAGCGGGTGGCCCGCCGTCTCGCCGAGGAGACGGGGACGCTGGGCGTCCGCGAACACGGTGCCGGCCACCGCTGGGTGGCGGACCGGGAGATCGTCACCGCGACCGTCGAGGTCGACGGCGAGGAGTACACTGTCGACGTGAAAGTCGCAAGCGACAGCGACGGCGCGGTCTACGACGTAAGCGCGGAGTTCGACGACGCCGTCGCAGTCGCCGAGGCGACCGGGCTGTCAGTCCGGGCAGTGAGCGAGCGCGCCGAGCGAGCGTTCCAGGAGTAG
- a CDS encoding MarR family transcriptional regulator, with protein sequence MSAPDATQVEVAEETEQAGWDAVSDLPPSAKLVAKVLEYNGTLTQSQVAEETMLPPRTVRYALNRLEDAGVVHSRFSFSDARKRIYTLAFE encoded by the coding sequence ATGAGTGCACCAGACGCTACACAGGTAGAGGTCGCCGAAGAGACCGAACAGGCAGGCTGGGACGCCGTCAGTGATCTTCCGCCGAGCGCGAAGCTCGTCGCGAAGGTCTTGGAGTACAACGGGACGCTGACCCAGAGTCAAGTCGCCGAGGAGACGATGCTGCCGCCCCGGACGGTCAGGTACGCGCTCAACCGGCTCGAAGACGCCGGCGTCGTCCACTCGCGGTTCTCCTTCTCGGACGCCCGCAAACGCATCTACACGCTCGCGTTCGAGTGA
- a CDS encoding tubulin/FtsZ family protein — protein sequence MKVALIGVGQAGGKLSQALAEFDHQMGFDAVCGALAVNTARADLQNLDIDTMLIGQDRVKGHGVGGDNELGAQIMQENATEVMDDLGGRLTTEAEAIMIVAGLGGGTGSGGAPMLARELKRIYDIPVYVLGVLPGQDEGGLYQANAGRSLKTAVREADSLLLVDNDAWRASGDSVAAGYERINDAIAQRVGILLAAGEAVEGVGESVVDSSEIINTLRGGGISALGYASAPASEETTANVNTITSVTRSALLTSMSLPDAVAAESALVVIAGDPDRLTRKGVERARRWVEDETGSMEVRGGDFPMDSEKIAALVLVSGVERSSRVDEFMDRADEAASQEANTTDIEEYATDDLDSLI from the coding sequence ATGAAAGTCGCCCTGATAGGCGTCGGCCAGGCCGGCGGGAAACTCAGCCAGGCCCTCGCCGAATTCGACCACCAGATGGGATTCGACGCCGTCTGTGGCGCGCTCGCGGTCAACACTGCGCGTGCCGACCTCCAGAACCTCGACATCGACACGATGTTGATCGGCCAGGACCGCGTGAAAGGCCACGGCGTCGGCGGAGACAACGAACTCGGCGCACAGATCATGCAGGAGAACGCGACCGAGGTCATGGACGACCTCGGCGGCCGCCTGACGACCGAGGCGGAGGCGATCATGATCGTCGCCGGCCTGGGTGGCGGTACTGGTTCCGGCGGCGCACCGATGCTCGCCCGCGAACTCAAACGCATCTACGACATCCCCGTCTACGTCCTCGGCGTCCTCCCCGGCCAGGACGAGGGCGGGCTCTACCAGGCCAACGCCGGCCGCTCCCTGAAGACCGCTGTCCGGGAGGCCGACTCCCTCCTACTCGTGGACAACGACGCCTGGCGGGCCAGCGGCGACAGCGTCGCCGCAGGCTACGAGCGCATCAACGACGCGATCGCCCAGCGGGTCGGCATACTACTGGCGGCCGGCGAGGCCGTCGAAGGCGTCGGGGAGAGCGTCGTCGACTCCTCGGAGATCATCAACACGCTCCGTGGCGGCGGTATCTCCGCACTCGGCTACGCCAGCGCGCCGGCCAGCGAGGAGACGACCGCGAACGTCAACACGATCACGAGCGTCACCCGCTCTGCGCTGCTGACGAGCATGAGTCTGCCCGACGCCGTCGCGGCCGAATCGGCACTGGTAGTGATCGCCGGCGACCCCGACCGACTCACCCGGAAGGGCGTCGAGCGCGCGCGCCGCTGGGTCGAAGACGAGACCGGTAGCATGGAAGTCCGCGGTGGGGACTTCCCGATGGACTCCGAGAAGATCGCGGCGCTCGTGCTCGTCTCGGGCGTCGAGCGGTCCTCCCGCGTCGACGAGTTCATGGATCGGGCCGACGAGGCGGCCTCGCAGGAGGCAAACACCACCGACATCGAGGAGTACGCCACCGACGACCTGGATAGCCTGATATAA
- a CDS encoding universal stress protein translates to MVFLVPFDGSPLAKAALDRAVTYAAAMDTDVVAVSFVPTGSDYVERRRRVDPHEDFAVENAANDLQRKIEETTDDAELRYDDVSAQSASEFSEMVKRVARDVDATVVFLGSDDTDNIVVPVGEAAAGDSYDVHIVRRS, encoded by the coding sequence ATGGTCTTTCTAGTCCCGTTCGACGGATCGCCGCTCGCAAAGGCAGCACTCGACCGTGCGGTCACCTACGCCGCCGCCATGGACACCGACGTCGTCGCGGTCAGTTTCGTCCCCACGGGCTCGGACTACGTCGAGCGACGCCGGCGCGTCGATCCACACGAGGACTTCGCCGTCGAGAACGCCGCCAACGACCTCCAGCGAAAGATCGAGGAGACGACCGACGACGCGGAACTGCGTTACGACGATGTGAGCGCACAGTCCGCCAGCGAGTTCTCCGAGATGGTGAAACGAGTCGCCCGTGACGTCGACGCGACCGTCGTCTTCCTGGGCAGCGACGACACCGACAACATCGTCGTCCCGGTCGGGGAAGCCGCGGCCGGCGACAGCTACGACGTACACATCGTCCGGCGTTCCTGA
- the radB gene encoding DNA repair and recombination protein RadB has protein sequence MSDHVSTGCAPVDELLDGGLERGAVTQVYGPSAAGKTNLGLSAALEVAAGGDVALYIDTEGLSADRMEQIAAGRSSGTDQTVDDLAGRLIVSEALDYDEQSEAVQDAAEFADEVELIVLDSATGFYRLRRDDEDGGETLRDVARQITHLLSLARKHDLAVLFTNQVFTDPDSDRTTALGGHTLNHWSGAIVRLERFRGGNRRATLEKHRAKPAGETAQFRITDAGLVGTDDATPESLR, from the coding sequence GTGAGCGACCACGTCTCGACCGGCTGTGCGCCGGTCGACGAGTTACTGGATGGGGGGTTAGAGCGGGGTGCCGTCACGCAGGTGTACGGTCCGTCGGCCGCCGGGAAGACGAACCTCGGGCTGTCGGCCGCGCTGGAGGTCGCTGCCGGCGGTGACGTCGCGCTGTACATCGACACCGAGGGGCTGTCGGCCGACCGGATGGAACAGATCGCGGCCGGCAGGTCCAGCGGAACCGACCAGACCGTCGACGACCTGGCCGGGCGACTGATCGTCTCCGAAGCGCTCGACTACGACGAGCAAAGCGAGGCGGTCCAGGACGCCGCCGAGTTCGCCGACGAGGTCGAACTGATCGTCCTCGACAGCGCGACGGGCTTCTATCGGCTCCGACGGGACGACGAGGACGGCGGGGAGACGCTCCGGGACGTCGCCCGCCAGATCACACACCTCCTCTCGCTGGCCCGCAAACACGACCTCGCGGTGCTGTTTACGAACCAGGTCTTTACCGACCCCGACAGCGACCGCACGACGGCGCTTGGTGGCCACACGCTGAACCACTGGTCCGGTGCGATCGTCCGACTCGAACGGTTCCGTGGTGGGAACCGCCGGGCGACCCTGGAGAAACACCGGGCCAAGCCCGCCGGCGAGACGGCGCAGTTCCGCATCACCGACGCGGGACTGGTCGGAACCGACGATGCGACTCCGGAGTCGCTGCGGTAG
- a CDS encoding SRPBCC family protein: MDEVEVSTVVYVPAEEIYEFLLDFPGYARYSEYIDRVEQDGDGTPGTQYDLVFSWWKLSYTARSEVTGVERPTRIDWRIVKDIDADGYWAVDPDPEDAPADVEDASRVVLRIAFDPDSASSDAVDLPRLVSMEWVIEKVKPLIENEAQRIVERVVADIEGQRRDVELEIHTGPSSV; the protein is encoded by the coding sequence GTGGACGAAGTCGAGGTCAGCACGGTCGTCTACGTGCCGGCGGAGGAGATCTACGAGTTCCTCCTGGACTTTCCGGGCTACGCACGGTACTCGGAGTACATCGACCGCGTCGAGCAGGACGGCGACGGGACCCCGGGCACGCAATACGACCTCGTGTTCTCGTGGTGGAAACTCTCCTACACCGCCCGCTCGGAGGTGACCGGTGTCGAGCGACCGACCCGTATCGACTGGCGCATCGTCAAAGACATCGACGCCGACGGCTACTGGGCGGTCGATCCCGACCCCGAAGACGCGCCGGCGGACGTCGAGGACGCATCCCGCGTCGTCCTCCGGATCGCGTTCGACCCGGACTCGGCGTCCTCGGACGCCGTCGACCTGCCACGGCTGGTGTCGATGGAGTGGGTCATCGAGAAGGTGAAACCGCTCATCGAGAACGAGGCACAGCGGATCGTCGAACGTGTCGTCGCGGATATCGAAGGACAGCGCCGGGACGTGGAGCTGGAGATCCACACCGGACCGAGTTCGGTCTGA